One window of the Rhipicephalus sanguineus isolate Rsan-2018 chromosome 4, BIME_Rsan_1.4, whole genome shotgun sequence genome contains the following:
- the LOC119390987 gene encoding xaa-Pro dipeptidase, with the protein MPSSSGVSFTRGEHTLGVPRELHALNRRRLCEKLRSTLGNNADGSFVVLQGGESTTQYCSDREPVFRQESYFHWAFGVEEPDYLGAVDVAQGLSYLFMPRLPDSYAVWMGRLPTVEDVRARYGVDEVFYSDAVSDSLRSKGARTLLTLRGRNSDSGKMSAEAKFAGMEGFKVDAGPLFEAMAELRVFKTPLEVEVLRYANRVSSEAHKEVMRRIRPGMYEYQLEALFMHKCYADGGARHVSYTCICCAGANGAVLHYGHAGAPNDSPIADGDMCLFDMGCEYYCYSSDITCSFPANGRFTADQRVVYEAVLAASRAVLDAIRPAVPWPDMHRLAERRILEGLLNAGLLRGDVDAMMEARLGATFMPHGLGHLMGLDVHDVGGYLSDDPPRPTEPGLRSLRTARTLREGMVLTVEPGCYFIDALLDEALRSPKLSAFLVPGVLQRFRHFGGVRIEDDVLVTADGHEMLTQVPRTVDEIEALMAEH; encoded by the coding sequence ATGCCGTCGAGCAGCGGGGTGAGCTTCACTCGAGGGGAGCACACGCTCGGAGTGCCGCGCGAATTGCACGCATTGAACCGTCGTCGCCTGTGCGAGAAGCTGCGAAGCACCCTGGGCAACAACGCGGATGGTTCGTTCGTGGTGCTGCAGGGCGGTGAGTCGACGACCCAGTACTGTTCAGACCGCGAGCCCGTGTTTCGTCAGGAGTCCTACTTCCACTGGGCGTTCGGCGTCGAGGAGCCGGATTATTTGGGCGCCGTGGATGTGGCTCAGGGATTGAGCTATCTCTTCATGCCGCGGCTGCCGGACAGCTACGCGGTTTGGATGGGCCGCCTGCCCACCGTGGAGGACGTGCGAGCGCGCTACGGCGTTGACGAGGTGTTCTACAGCGACGCGGTGAGCGACAGCCTGCGCTCGAAAGGGGCCCGCACGCTACTCACTCTGCGCGGCCGCAACAGCGACAGCGGCAAGATGAGCGCCGAGGCCAAGTTTGCCGGCATGGAGGGCTTCAAGGTGGACGCTGGGCCTCTGTTCGAAGCGATGGCCGAGCTTCGCGTCTTCAAGACGCCCCTCGAGGTGGAGGTGCTGCGTTACGCGAACCGCGTGAGCAGCGAGGCGCACAAGGAGGTGATGCGCCGCATCCGACCGGGCATGTACGAGTACCAGCTCGAGGCTCTCTTCATGCACAAGTGCTACGCTGACGGCGGCGCCAGGCACGTGTCCTACACCTGCATCTGCTGCGCCGGTGCCAACGGCGCTGTGCTGCATTACGGCCACGCAGGCGCCCCCAACGACTCGCCCATCGCGGACGGCGACATGTGCCTGTTCGACATGGGCTGCGAGTACTACTGCTACTCGTCGGACATCACCTGCTCGTTCCCGGCCAACGGTCGGTTCACGGCCGACCAGCGCGTCGTGTACGAGGCCGTGCTGGCGGCCAGTCGGGCCGTCCTGGACGCCATCCGGCCGGCCGTTCCGTGGCCCGACATGCATCGGCTCGCCGAGCGGCGCATCCTGGAAGGGCTGCTCAACGCGGGTCTGCTGAGGGGCGACGTGGACGCCATGATGGAAGCCCGACTGGGCGCCACCTTCATGCCGCACGGCCTGGGCCACCTGATGGGGCTGGACGTCCACGACGTGGGAGGTTACTTGAGCGACGACCCTCCGCGGCCCACGGAGCCCGGACTGCGCTCCCTGCGGACGGCGCGCACGCTTCGCGAAGGCATGGTGCTCACCGTCGAACCAGGCTGCTACTTCATCGACGCCCTGCTGGACGAAGCCCTGCGGTCGCCCAAGCTGTCCGCCTTCCTGGTGCCGGGCGTGCTGCAGCGATTCCGTCACTTCGGCGGCGTTCGCATCGAGGATGACGTGCTCGTCACGGCCGACGGACACGAGATGCTCACGCAGGTGCCGCGCACCGTCGACGAGATCGAGGCACTCATGGCGGAACATTGA